In Numida meleagris isolate 19003 breed g44 Domestic line chromosome 3, NumMel1.0, whole genome shotgun sequence, the following are encoded in one genomic region:
- the C3H2orf70 gene encoding UPF0573 protein C2orf70 homolog, whose amino-acid sequence MGRIQAELGLLRCKDPLQSRFCRSWVAEHGSFPLRTPTMMSSQHPQPQAPYPGEGQGHYTSMHTPFSLENRRSLELERFYQLTQQQREFYQDKTGMLYPIPYFILPEEEKEKYPHPLDLPQLSGKTRWHLMRVSPENLRTYQTFPSGKRVTSQEREVRDSFFEYRA is encoded by the exons ATGGGACGGATCCAGGCTGAGCTGGGGTTACTACGGTGCAAGGACCCTCTGCAGTCAAGATTCTGCAGGAGCTGG GTAGCAGAGCACGGCTCTTTCCCTCTGAGAACCCCCACCATGATGAGCTcgcagcatccccagccccaggcGCCGTACCCAGGCGAGGGGCAGGGGCACTACACCTCCATGCACACCccgttcagcctggagaacaggcGGTCCCTGGAGCTGGAAAGGTTTTACCAG CTCACCCAGCAGCAACGTGAGTTTTATCAGGACAAGACTGGGATGCTTTACCCCATTCCCTACTTCATACTGcctgaggaggagaaggagaaatatcCACACCCACTGGACCT cccccagctcagcGGGAAGACGCGGTGGCACTTGATGCGTGTGTCCCCAGAGAACCTGCGCACCTACCAGACATTCCCGTCGGGCAAGAGGGTCACCTCCCAGGAGAGAGAGGTCCGTGACAGCTTCTTTGAGTACAGGGCGTAA